In Drosophila suzukii chromosome Y, CBGP_Dsuzu_IsoJpt1.0, whole genome shotgun sequence, the following proteins share a genomic window:
- the LOC139353567 gene encoding uncharacterized protein — protein sequence MRPQGRKLALILEWQPRRSDLGADYNPEWYSGTSVGTPDPRNRNYNNRMEPFYPYFVAGVYQPVDHRDSDTDTNDGAPPSRDSVLSDRSPTPPSFSPILSLQSREARNGDSISTVPWSPDASIAVSGEPPAAFAVGASGDEDDDSTAPTVARLARLQVFESGKPGTATVHRSVDAWIQSQDHHAFAPGYLGQCRREAERCPSGSPMSSDDSSVAMYGRFGAGQLRAPQQPVIDEANRAWEDYGGYVNPEPGEADAGRRLSSGHGSDEANEEEDEANEEEDEANEEEDEAYEGEDDANEEDAGPAAGQDPGVGGNAPQDFVDPPPPALPEASPGSPPERPPRASPRTPRQTSPPGGGSHYTSPLPRTPGRWQSSPRTQEGMFRPHSQRSPHPISPGLGTSARAVPQTPGRTIVPSELGWEPDLKLFLSREEEDEVLQALRECPDAGQVMEEAQWIVAPVGWRVDTHQRRLPTALVASIQEQDRRRVRYLRQIEGHRFRVTITAGLEGREPLLPSSLYDKETLGTGRVTEILEENANKIREVFKIVQRNMEKASQRYQKDTRRIP from the exons atgcggccgcaagggcggaagctcgctctcattctcgaatggcagccaaggcgatcagacctaggagcggactacaacccggagtggtacagcggcacgagcgtcggcacgccggatccaagga ATCGGAACTACAACAACAGGATGGAGCCTTTCTACCCATACTTCGTCGCAGGGGTCTACCAACCGGTCGACCACCGTGACTCGGACACGGATACCAACGACGGCGCACCCCCCAGCCGGGACTCGGTCCTGTCAGACCGGAGCCCCACACCACCCAGCTTCAGCCCAATCCTCAGCCTCCAGTCACGCGAAGCTCGTAACGGCGACTCCATCTCCACCGTGCCGTGGTCGCCGGACGCAAGCATCGCAGTTAGCGGCGAGCCACCTGCGGCGTTTGCAGTTGGAGCATCGGGGGACGAGGACGATGACTCGACAGCACCCACGGTGGCCCGTTTGGCACGGCTGCAGGTCTTCGAATCCGGCAAACCGGGGACGGCAACAGTTCACCGCTCGGTGGATGCTTGGATCCAGAGCCAGGATCACCACGCGTTCGCACCCGGCTACCTTGGGCAATGCCGGCGGGAAGCCGAACGATGCCCCTCGGGAAGCCCGATGTCTTCCGATGACTCCTCCGTGGCGATGTACGGTCGCTTTGGAGCCGGGCAACTTCGCGCGCCCCAACAGCCGGTCATCGACGAAGCCAACCGGGCCTGGGAGGACTACGGCGGCTACGTCAACCCAGAGCCTGGGGAAGCCGACGCTGGGAGGAGACTCAGCTCCGGGCACGGTTCCGACGAAgccaacgaggaggaggacgaagccaacgaggaggaggacgaagccaacgaggaggaggacgaagCTTACGAGGGAGAGGACGACGCCAACGAGGAGGACGCAGGACCCGCTGCTGGCCAGGACCCAGGAGTCGGAGGAAACGCTCCCCAGGATTTCGTAGACCCGCCACCGCCGGCCCTACCAGAGGCATCGCCCGGATCACCACCAGAGCGGCCCCCGAGGGCATCTCCCAGAACGCCGCGACAGACGTCACCCCCAGGAGGTGGAAGCCACTATACCAGTCCGCTACCACGAACGCCCGGACGTTGGCAAAGCTCCCCACGAACCCAGGAAGGGATGTTTCGACCACACAGCCAGCGATCGCCCCACCCAATATCGCCGGGCCTGGGCACCTCTGCGCGCGCCGTACCGCAAACTCCCGGCCGCACGATCGTACCAAGCGAGCTGGGCTGGGAACCGGACCTGAAATTGTTCCTCAGCAGGGAAGAGGAGGATGAGGTCCTGCAAGCCCTCCGGGAGTGTCCGGACGCTGGACAAGTTATGGAGGAGGCCCAGTGGATCGTCGCCCCAGTCGGCTGGAGGGTAGACACCCACCAGAGACGACTGCCTACAGCCCTAGTCGCATCCATCCAGGAGCAGGATCGACGGAGGGTGCGCTACCTGCGCCAGATCGAGGGTCATCGGTTCCGAGTCACCATCACCGCCGGGCTGGAG ggaagggaaccacttctacccagcagcctatatgataaggaaaccctaggcactggacgagttACGGAGATCcttgaggaaaatgccaacaaaatAAGAGAGGTATTCAAGATCGTGcagcgaaatatggaaaaggcgtcccaaaGGTACCAaaaggacacccgaaggataccctag